The Enterobacter kobei genome has a segment encoding these proteins:
- the murI gene encoding glutamate racemase, with amino-acid sequence MATKLQDGNTPCLAATPSNPRPTVLVFDSGVGGLSVYDEIRHLLPDLHYIYAFDNVAFPYGEKSEDFIVERVVEIVTAVQKRYPLALAVIACNTASTVSLPALREKFPFPVVGVVPAIKPAARLTANGIVGLLATRGTVKRPYTRELIERFANECQIAMLGSAELVEMAEAKLHGQAVSLDELRRILRPWLRMPEPPDTVVLGCTHFPLLQEELLEVLPEGTRLVDSGAAIARRTAWLLEHEAPDAKSADANIAFCMAITKETEQLLPVLRRYGFQTLEKLAL; translated from the coding sequence ATGGCTACCAAACTGCAGGACGGGAATACACCTTGTCTGGCAGCTACACCTTCTAATCCGCGTCCCACCGTGCTGGTATTTGATTCCGGCGTCGGTGGGCTTTCGGTCTATGATGAGATTCGGCATCTCCTGCCGGATCTCCATTACATTTACGCTTTCGATAACGTCGCGTTCCCGTACGGGGAAAAGAGTGAGGACTTTATCGTCGAGCGCGTGGTTGAAATCGTCACCGCAGTGCAAAAGCGCTATCCCCTTGCACTGGCCGTCATCGCCTGTAATACGGCGAGCACCGTTTCCCTTCCCGCCCTGCGTGAAAAATTCCCGTTCCCGGTTGTGGGCGTCGTGCCTGCAATCAAGCCTGCGGCACGTTTGACGGCGAATGGCATTGTGGGATTGCTGGCCACGCGAGGTACGGTAAAGCGTCCTTATACCCGCGAGCTGATCGAGCGTTTTGCTAACGAATGCCAGATTGCGATGCTCGGTTCGGCAGAGCTGGTGGAGATGGCCGAAGCGAAATTGCATGGACAGGCGGTATCACTCGACGAGCTGCGTCGTATTCTTCGTCCATGGTTGCGGATGCCCGAACCCCCGGATACGGTTGTGCTCGGCTGCACCCACTTCCCGTTACTACAGGAAGAGCTGTTAGAGGTACTACCGGAGGGAACACGGCTGGTGGATTCCGGTGCGGCTATCGCGCGTCGTACGGCCTGGCTGCTGGAACATGAAGCGCCTGATGCGAAATCAGCCGATGCGAATATTGCTTTTTGTATGGCAATTACGAAAGAGACTGAGCAACTTTTACCCGTTTTACGCCGTTATGGCTTTCAAACGCTCGAAAAACTGGCGCTATAG